From Nitrosopumilus sp.:
TGGGCCCGAAGGGCTTCGATCCCTTGGCTCACCGGTTATGAGCCGGTTACTCTACCAAGCTGAGTTACGGGCCCTAAGCAGATTAATTTTTTCTTAGGTATAAAATGTTATGAGATTAACAGTATTGTTCATAACAGCTATCAAGCAATAGATTTTGTGCAGAAATAGATTTGTCTGCAATCTCAATTAAGTTACTTGAATCAGCAAAAGATTTTTCCAATATATTTCTCCATGAGGCTGTATGTCTAATATCAGCTTCTGTATGTAGTTTGAAGTATTCTGTAGCTGCATTGCTTGTCATTCCATAGAACTCTGCTAATCCATCAAGTTTTGTTTGACTGATTTTAGGAATTTCTTTTTCAAATGCATACATTGCACACGCACCACTCTCAAAAGTATTCATTAATTCATTTAGATCAGATACTGCTTTGCGGGTCTTTTCTGTTCCTGCATAAGAAGTTAATTCATCTTCAGATATTCCAAGTTCTCCAGCAAAAGCAATCCATGATTTTATGTGATCAGATTCTTCTTGTTGGTTCTCAATTAATTCACCCTTTACTGAATCAGGTGCGTTTGCAATAATAGGTGTCATAAAAGAAGGAACTGTTTTTACAAGCTGAAAGTATTCTTTAGAATATCCAGCTAAAGATTCCTTTGATAATTTTCCATCAGACCATATTTTGTAAAATGCATGTTTTAGTAAACTTCTTTCTTCAATCATTTCATCAATTTTTTTTATTATACTCATGATTATCCTCCAAATCCGCCAATAAAAAAATCTTTGCGGTTTACAAAAGATTTTATGGTCAAAATACAGAATTTTCATGGGTTCCAGTGGTGTAGACCGGTCAAGCATACTGCCCTTTCAAGGCAGTGATCCCGGGTTCAAAATCAATCGATGAAAGTCCCGGCTGGAGCACCAAGATTTATTTACTTATTGTAAAGGTTTTTGATCAAGTCATCTTGGACAGGAAAAATATTGAAATAAATCCTTTACTTGAAACATATGGAAAGTACATTCAAAGAATAAATCAAGCTTTGGATGATGAGCTGGCATTATATTCAGAATCTGAATTCATTGAACCGTTAAAGTATTCCCTAGAGGGCGGAAAACGAATTAGACCAATTATTTTGACTTTGGCTGCTGAAAGCATAGGAGAAATAGATGAAAATACATTTGCAGCATCATGTGCTGTTGAATTTTTACATATGGAGTCAATCATTCATGATGATATTATAGATAATGAAACCATGAGAAGACAAAAGGATCCATTTCATATCAAATATGGTTACAATACCAGTATTCTTACAGGAGATTTTGTTTTAGGATTAATTCTTGCCATATCTTCAAGATTAGATAATGCAAGAATTACAAAAGATTTGGCTACCACTGCAATGCTAATGAGTGAAGGAGAAATGATTGAAAGTAGATTAGAGACTAGTGAGGATGTGACATTTGATGACTATCTCAAAGTTATTGAATACAAGACAGCAACTGCATTTGAAGTTGCAGCTAGAACAGGTGCAATTATTGCAAATGGAACTGAAGAACAGATTGAAGCATTAACTGAATATGGTAAAAATATTGGAATTGCATATCAAATAAGAGATGATTTACTAGATTGGAAAAACGAAGACAAGTTGTTTAATTTACTAATCAAAAAAAGTTCAGATCCAAGAGATGTTTTTAATAAAATGGAGGAATTGTTAAAAAAATATTCACAAAAAGCAAGAGATGAATTAAGAAAAATACCAGATAATAATGCTAAAAATAATTTAGATAATTTAATTAAATTTACTTTGTTTAAGGTATAGGTCCTAAGCTAACTATAGGAGTTGCAAATTCTACAAATTTAATCAATGGATCTGGATATACACCAAAGCCCACCAAGAAGATTGTTGAGAAGATCATTACAGCAATAATAGATTTGGGTTCAGCAATTCTCTTCTCTGTTTCACCTTCAAAGTACATTTTTCTTGTAATCCAACCATAGTAAGCAAGAGATAATGCACTGTTAAGTACACCTGCTATTGCAAGCCAAGGTGCCCACCAGACAACAGAACCAGCATCTAATGCACTGCCAAACAACATCAATTTACTCCAAAATCCTGAAAGTGGTGGAATACCTGCTAATGCAAACAAAGCAATTATCAAACCAAGAGCAGTAATTGGCATTCGTCTTCCAAGTCCCTTTAATTTATCGATGTTAGTTACTGCAAGGGTAGTTACGATTCCTGCAATTGCAATAAAGGCAGCGCCTTTCATCACAGCATGATTCATTATTTGATACAAAGAACCTTGTAAGCCAAGTGAACTGTAAGGAGCAACGGCAAGTCCAATCAAAATGTATCCAGCATGTGCAATACTAGAATATGCAAGCATTCTTGAAAGATTCTTTTGCATGATTGCAGCAACATTACCAATTGTCATAGTCATCACTGCGATAATACCAAGAGCTAGAGTCCAATCAAGATTAAGAACAACCATTCCAAGAACCACAACTCGTATTGTTGCTGCAAATCCAGCTTTCTTTGTTGCAGCTGCAAGAAGAGCAGTTATTGGAGAAGGTGCGCCTTCATATGTATCAGGAAGCCATTGATGGAAAGGTACAAGTCCCATCTTAAATCCAAATCCTGCAATAAACATGCCAACTGAGAGTAAAGCAAGAGGTAAAAGAGTTGGATCAAGTGTTGAGTAACCTTGAATTACTTCACCAATATTTGTAGAGCCAGTTAATCCATACGAAATTGAAATTCCGTAAACTATGATTGCAGATGATAAGGCACCAAACAAGAAATATTTTAGAGCAGCTTCATTTGAGCTTGGATTCTTTTTCATAAATCCTACTAAAACGTATGTTGGAATACTCATGAGCTCCCATGCAACAAACAACATTACCAAGTCAGTAGAATATGCAACTAGTACCATTCCAATTGTTGCAAGTAAAATTAGTGAATAGTATACAGCAGGAGAGTTATGTTTTCGCATATAATTAAAAGAACCAACAGTAGTGAAGAGAGCAACAATTAACATTGCAATCGCAAAGAAGCCACCAAATGCATCATCTACTATCACATCTTGAGAGAAAAGAGCTGATGCGGATACATTATCATTTATGAATTGGTATCCAACATAAGCAATAGATACAATTAATGCTGCAAATGCAATTATTGCATAAAATGAATTAGAGCCTTGTTCTTTTCTTGAAATGCTAATAATTGGAAGAAGAATTCCAACAGTTCCCAATATTGCAATTAAGACCAATGGGGTTGAAGTAATTTCTAACATTTCATCAATCTCCTATATCAACAATATCAGGACTACAAATAGTAATCCTGCTCCAAATACGAATAGATATGACTGAGATACACCAGTTTGAGTTCCTTGGATAACTTTAGCACTCCATCCAACTGCTTTCTCAAATCCATCATTCATACCATAATCGATAGCCGTCTTTTCAAAGTATCTGAAAATGCCTCTTGCCAGCCACAAGGGTGCTACTACAAAAAACCAATAGATAAGGGCATTAAGATACCATCGATTTAAAATAACTTTGTGTATTGCATAAAAGAAAATATTTGAATTAATGAATTTTACAGGATCAACCCATCTTCCAATATAGAAAATGTAACCAAGTCCTATACCAGTTCCAAATGCAACTAATGAAGAACCTAATGCAACAGGGTTTAGACCTTGCAAGAATTCTGGAAGAATTGATTCTTCAGTTGTGACATGTACAGTATGAATACCAAATGATTCTTCAAGATATTCTACAAATAAGTGATGAAGTCCTTCTTCAGCGGATAATCCAATAAGACCAATTCCAATAGTAAGCACTGCAAGAATTCCATATGGAACCCACATAGATAATGATGCTTCATGTATCTGATGACCTTCTTCTTCCATCTTTACGATGTGTTTGCTCTTCTTTCCGAAAAAGACCAATCCAATCATTCTTGTGGTGTAAAATGCTGTGATAACTGCAGTAAGTACTGCAATTGCATATAATGGCATTGCCCATTCATTTCCAGATTCATAAACTGCTGCAAATATTGCATCCTTACTCCAGAATCCTGTTGTGATAAA
This genomic window contains:
- a CDS encoding iron-containing redox enzyme family protein, yielding MSIIKKIDEMIEERSLLKHAFYKIWSDGKLSKESLAGYSKEYFQLVKTVPSFMTPIIANAPDSVKGELIENQQEESDHIKSWIAFAGELGISEDELTSYAGTEKTRKAVSDLNELMNTFESGACAMYAFEKEIPKISQTKLDGLAEFYGMTSNAATEYFKLHTEADIRHTASWRNILEKSFADSSNLIEIADKSISAQNLLLDSCYEQYC
- a CDS encoding NADH-quinone oxidoreductase subunit N; the encoded protein is MLEITSTPLVLIAILGTVGILLPIISISRKEQGSNSFYAIIAFAALIVSIAYVGYQFINDNVSASALFSQDVIVDDAFGGFFAIAMLIVALFTTVGSFNYMRKHNSPAVYYSLILLATIGMVLVAYSTDLVMLFVAWELMSIPTYVLVGFMKKNPSSNEAALKYFLFGALSSAIIVYGISISYGLTGSTNIGEVIQGYSTLDPTLLPLALLSVGMFIAGFGFKMGLVPFHQWLPDTYEGAPSPITALLAAATKKAGFAATIRVVVLGMVVLNLDWTLALGIIAVMTMTIGNVAAIMQKNLSRMLAYSSIAHAGYILIGLAVAPYSSLGLQGSLYQIMNHAVMKGAAFIAIAGIVTTLAVTNIDKLKGLGRRMPITALGLIIALFALAGIPPLSGFWSKLMLFGSALDAGSVVWWAPWLAIAGVLNSALSLAYYGWITRKMYFEGETEKRIAEPKSIIAVMIFSTIFLVGFGVYPDPLIKFVEFATPIVSLGPIP
- a CDS encoding polyprenyl synthetase family protein: MDRKNIEINPLLETYGKYIQRINQALDDELALYSESEFIEPLKYSLEGGKRIRPIILTLAAESIGEIDENTFAASCAVEFLHMESIIHDDIIDNETMRRQKDPFHIKYGYNTSILTGDFVLGLILAISSRLDNARITKDLATTAMLMSEGEMIESRLETSEDVTFDDYLKVIEYKTATAFEVAARTGAIIANGTEEQIEALTEYGKNIGIAYQIRDDLLDWKNEDKLFNLLIKKSSDPRDVFNKMEELLKKYSQKARDELRKIPDNNAKNNLDNLIKFTLFKV